One genomic window of Candidatus Binatia bacterium includes the following:
- a CDS encoding PPOX class F420-dependent oxidoreductase gives MGSVPNALRVLDASSYSRLTTFRRNGTRVSVPIWHTVGGDKVYMFTEAGSFKVKRLRSDSRIEITTCDWRGNPGGAPTWSGTGRIVDSPADVTRAYQALDRKYGWQKWIVDALSKLSGRYDARAILEITLDE, from the coding sequence ATGGGGTCTGTCCCCAATGCGCTTCGGGTGCTCGACGCGTCGTCGTATTCGCGGCTGACGACGTTTCGTCGCAACGGGACCAGGGTTTCGGTTCCGATCTGGCACACGGTCGGCGGCGACAAGGTCTACATGTTCACCGAGGCCGGATCGTTCAAGGTCAAGCGGCTTCGCAGCGACTCGCGCATCGAGATCACGACCTGCGACTGGCGAGGCAATCCCGGCGGCGCGCCCACGTGGTCCGGCACCGGACGCATCGTCGACTCGCCCGCCGACGTCACGCGCGCCTACCAGGCGCTCGATCGCAAATACGGCTGGCAGAAATGGATCGTCGATGCGCTCTCGAAACTTTCGGGACGCTACGACGCGCGTGCGATCCTGGAGATCACTCTCGATGAGTGA